A genomic stretch from Argiope bruennichi chromosome 2, qqArgBrue1.1, whole genome shotgun sequence includes:
- the LOC129956334 gene encoding uncharacterized protein LOC129956334 — MTKSELEEIVHCLSESKNQRLCDRFQICNTLMPEQVKMALFKCERIIDPSGKRRCNEKEKLYSSREVFSKIFDCISQNAFKFTAEESRKMVEFETCARNLYVGNCKLLAREKKGN; from the exons ATGACAAAAAGTGAATTGGAGGAAATAGTGCATTGTCTTTCAGAAT CAAAAAATCAACGTTTGTGCGACAGGTTTCAGATTTGCAACACGCTTATGCCAGAACAG GTAAAAATGGCTCTTTTCAAATGTGAAAGAATAATTGACCCAAGTGGAAAGAGAAGATGTAACGAAAAGGAAAAACTATATTCCTCTCGAGAGGTATTTTCAAAg ATATTTGATTGCATCAGCCAAAATGCCTTTAAG tTTACCGCAGAGGAAAGTAGGAAAATGGTGGAGTTTGAG acatgtGCCAGAAATCTTTACGTCGGAAACTGCAAACTACTGGCTAGAGAGAAAAAGGGAAATTAA
- the LOC129958293 gene encoding ras-related protein Rap-1b-like: MPSSHTPSLNSVNENSCYDIKGHYRLVLMGAARVGKTAIVHQFLYDMFPTEYIPTIEELYRGEYDVGNTGLVLDILDTSGSYEFPAMRKLAVETGDAFILVYAINDEESFEEVGRLKELLMEHKPYNPPIVVVGNKCDLEKQRVVQKVVADTIVGIDWENRFVEASAKENINIVRIFKEILLQANFPYDLNPAAQKRRTSLPLYAIPKSNKITKSKKMKRNSCAVS, encoded by the coding sequence ATGCCAAGCTCTCACACACCATCGCTAAATAGTGTGAACGAGAACTCTTGTTACGATATCAAGGGTCACTATCGGCTCGTGCTTATGGGAGCTGCACGAGTGGGTAAAACCGCCATCGTACATCAATTCCTGTACGACATGTTCCCCACTGAATACATTCCAACCATCGAAGAGTTATACCGTGGCGAGTACGACGTCGGCAACACTGGCCTGGTCCTCGACATCCTGGACACAAGTGGGTCCTACGAGTTTCCAGCCATGCGCAAGCTGGCAGTAGAGACTGGAGATGCCTTCATCCTGGTCTATGCCATCAATGACGAAGAATCATTCGAAGAAGTTGGCAGATTGAAGGAGCTTTTGATGGAGCACAAGCCATATAATCCTCCCATTGTTGTTGTGGGCAACAAGTGTGATTTGGAGAAGCAAAGAGTCGTTCAGAAAGTCGTCGCTGATACCATCGTCGGTATTGATTGGGAAAATCGCTTCGTTGAAGCCTCGGCCAAGGAAAACATCAACATTGTCCGAATCTTCAAGGAGATCTTACTCCAGGCCAACTTCCCGTACGACTTGAATCCAGCTGCCCAAAAGCGTCGCACTTCATTGCCACTCTATGCCATTCCCAAGAGCAACAAAATCACCAAGAGCAAGAAGATGAAGAGGAACAGCTGCGCTGTTTCATAA